The genome window TGGTTTACGGAGCTCGCGCTCGTCGAACAGTCATTGAGAGACTCTCTTCGCTCTCTGGCGCGTGCTGGCCGCCGACCGGATGAAATGGCAATTCGCCTTCGCGCACATAGCGGTCTCTTGCTGACCGCCCGCAACAAATCGGGGCTCTCAACCGAAGTCCGGGACTCCTGGTCCGGCGAGCACCCACAGACCGTCATGTTGCCGCTTGGTAACCCGGATCGCTTGGCCGATAACTGGGTGCTGACCGAGCGTCTTATAAGCAGTATCGGAGGCGGGCGGCAAATTGCTGGCGGCTGGCTGCTTCAGGATGCCCCACCTGAAATCATCTGCGACTACCTGCGCCTGTACCGCACGCATGACGATGTGATTGCGTTCCGCGGTCAAGAGTTGGCGGACTGGATCAGCGAGCGCGCCGGGACAGGAGAACTGGTGAATTGGTCAGTATTTGTCGCCGGTTCCCGGGAAGGTGCTGAAATAAAAATTGGTGGGCTGTTAACTGGGGTAGTTACAAGATCTCGTACAAGTTCCGAGAGCATCGGGATTTTGATTGACCCACGGCACGAGGGAGTCGACTTGCCGGGTGGCCCCGATGCCTATCGCCGCCGAAATGGCAATTACGACGCGGAGTCCATGCGCGCTGCTCGCCCTCCGACCGAGGGACTACTTATCGTGTATCCGCTTGACCCGAGTCCCCTCGGCATCGGCGAGATAGACGCTGTGATCGCTGTAGCCCTAAGCTTGCCTCGAACGTCTGACGGTGCAAGCACCAGTATCGTCAATCGGGGGGTGGCGGATGGCTGAGGAGCCAAATCCGGAGGCCTGGGCGGAGCTGAGGTCCGGACGTCCGACTTCGGATGATGGGCTGGTGACGCGTGGCCTTCACTACCGTGATGAAGAGACGGCCATCCTCATGGGCATGGACGCTGAAGGCGATCTCCATCTGCTTGTCCCAGTCTCCAAGGGACCATCGTTCCAGGAGTTCCCGGACTTAAACGGTCTGATGGTTCGGCATCGTGTCACCACTGAGGGTCAGTTCCTTGGTCTGGTAGCGACAGCCCCTCATGAGCGCGTCTTCACTCCCGTATGTAGGGAGGTCGTAGAGGCCGTGCTGGTTCAGAATCGTGAACCATGGACTGCCGTCGCTTCCATTGTCAGGCAGTGGCAGTCGGCTTGGCGTCCAACGCGCCAGTATATGAGTCAGACAACCCAGGTCGGCCTAGCCGGAGAACTGATTGTCCTTGCCAGAATTATGATCGATGCGCTCGGGTCGCGCGCCGTGTTGATCTGGAGCGGGCCGGAGAGTGAGCGCCATGACTTCGTTTCGGGGAACCTTCATCTCGAGGTGAAAACCACCCGCGCCAGCCGGCATGAGCACGACATTTCTCGCCTGGATCAATTGTGGATGCCGGACGGTCGTCGCCTTTTGCTGGCGTCAGTGCAACTTGAGGCGTCTGTCGGCGGGACGCTCACCCTTGCGTCCCTGATCGATGAGGTCATCGAGTTAATTAGGGATGACCCCGCCGCGGTCGACGACTTCCTGCTCAAACTCTCGCGTCTCAACTGGTCGGACGAAATGAGGAGGTCTGGGGAGCTCCTCCACTTTCATCTCCGTGATGCCGCGCTTTATGACGTTGATGATGAGTTTCCGCGTCTCAATGAAGACTTCCGACCACCCTCTGGGGTTCTGTCGGTTCGCTATACTGTCAGCCTTGCCAATCTTCCGACATTGGGGGTAGACGAGGTAATCGAGATGGTTAGGGCGTCGCAGGCGTTCGGTTAACCCCGCCGTTGCAGTAGCTGCGTTTCTGTTCGTGCGTTGGCCGCCGTCCTGAGGTCTTCGTGGATCACCTCAGCCAGCGCAAATGACATCATGGGCGGAACAGCATTGCCAATCTGGCGGAAAGCCGGGTTCATGGTTCCGCTGAAGGCGAACCCATCTGGGAAGGACTGGAGACGAGCCGCTTCACGAACTGAGATCGTCCGCGCCTGCGCAGCATCGTAGTGGATATGTGAGTAGGTATCTTTGCCAATATGAGCCATTAAGGTGCGGACTGGGAACTCTGGCCTGAGCTTCCACCAGCGATTCGGAAACTTGGTTACGTCGTACGGTGGAACGATGCTATTCCATAGCTCGTTGAATGCTTGCGTTCCCTGCCTTACGCCA of Rhizobium sp. BT04 contains these proteins:
- a CDS encoding PD-(D/E)XK motif protein codes for the protein MAEEPNPEAWAELRSGRPTSDDGLVTRGLHYRDEETAILMGMDAEGDLHLLVPVSKGPSFQEFPDLNGLMVRHRVTTEGQFLGLVATAPHERVFTPVCREVVEAVLVQNREPWTAVASIVRQWQSAWRPTRQYMSQTTQVGLAGELIVLARIMIDALGSRAVLIWSGPESERHDFVSGNLHLEVKTTRASRHEHDISRLDQLWMPDGRRLLLASVQLEASVGGTLTLASLIDEVIELIRDDPAAVDDFLLKLSRLNWSDEMRRSGELLHFHLRDAALYDVDDEFPRLNEDFRPPSGVLSVRYTVSLANLPTLGVDEVIEMVRASQAFG